A single window of Terriglobales bacterium DNA harbors:
- a CDS encoding bifunctional nuclease family protein gives MEVEMKIRGLMMDPVTNMPIVILKDVSGDAVLPIWVGIYEANAIALEIEKVATPRPMTHDLIKNLLVGLDTHVHKVVVSELRDDTFFAVIWLERDGRIISVDSRPSDALALALRLDCPIFVEDQVLKSSKQASTASDRVSGEELRKWLEGLNDEDLGRYKM, from the coding sequence ATGGAAGTCGAGATGAAGATCCGCGGACTGATGATGGATCCAGTCACCAACATGCCCATCGTGATCCTCAAAGACGTCAGCGGCGACGCCGTCCTGCCCATCTGGGTGGGCATCTACGAGGCCAACGCCATCGCGCTGGAGATCGAGAAGGTCGCCACCCCACGCCCTATGACCCACGACCTCATCAAGAACCTGCTGGTGGGGCTCGACACCCACGTGCACAAGGTGGTGGTCAGCGAACTGCGCGACGACACCTTCTTCGCCGTCATCTGGCTGGAGCGCGACGGCCGCATCATCAGCGTGGACTCGCGCCCCTCCGACGCCCTGGCCCTGGCTCTGCGCCTGGACTGCCCCATCTTCGTCGAGGACCAGGTGCTGAAGTCCTCCAAGCAGGCCAGCACCGCCTCCGACCGCGTCTCCGGCGAGGAACTGCGCAAGTGGCTGGAGGGCCTCAACGACGAGGACCTCGGCAGATACAAGATGTAG
- the miaB gene encoding tRNA (N6-isopentenyl adenosine(37)-C2)-methylthiotransferase MiaB, protein MQKTFYLETFGCQMNVHDSEKVVGTLLAEGYRQVESVEEAGLILYNTCSIRDKAEQRVFHRLADFRRLQAQGKKFGVLGCVAQQEGEKIFERAPHVSLVCGSASYRNLSQMLVQIEAGKRATGLDDRQTDETFETEFTARSHPHRGYITIIEGCDKFCAFCVVPYTRGKERSRTSASVLDEAGRMAETGFTEIQLLGQNVNSYKDPSGRMSFPGLLAAVGEVPGIRRVRFTTSHPRDFTREIVAAIDAVPALCDHVHLPVQSGSSRVLAAMAREYTREQYLERIAWIRAARRDISVTTDLIAGFPGESEAEFEETLSLVEEVGYDGAFAFKYSPRPNTPALDMPDSVPESEKARRLAALQERQREVSTRRNARHVGEILEVMVEGKNEARGQWVGRTSQNKVLNFTVPAGIQPCLGGYLRVGVTRSFPNSLAGEVVG, encoded by the coding sequence ATGCAGAAGACCTTTTACCTCGAGACCTTCGGCTGCCAGATGAACGTCCACGACTCCGAGAAGGTCGTGGGCACGCTGCTGGCCGAGGGCTACCGGCAGGTGGAGAGCGTCGAGGAAGCCGGCCTCATCCTCTACAACACCTGCTCCATCCGCGACAAGGCGGAGCAGAGGGTCTTCCACCGCCTGGCCGACTTTCGCCGGCTGCAGGCCCAGGGCAAGAAGTTCGGGGTGCTGGGCTGCGTGGCGCAGCAGGAGGGCGAGAAGATCTTCGAGCGCGCGCCCCACGTCTCGCTGGTCTGCGGCTCGGCCTCCTACCGCAACCTCTCGCAGATGCTGGTGCAGATCGAAGCAGGGAAGCGTGCCACCGGCCTGGACGACCGGCAGACCGACGAAACCTTCGAGACCGAGTTCACCGCACGCTCCCATCCCCACCGCGGCTACATCACCATCATCGAGGGTTGCGACAAGTTCTGCGCCTTTTGCGTGGTGCCGTACACCCGCGGCAAGGAGCGCAGCCGCACCTCCGCCTCCGTGCTCGACGAGGCCGGGCGCATGGCCGAGACCGGCTTCACCGAGATCCAGCTCTTGGGCCAGAACGTGAACTCTTACAAGGACCCCTCCGGCAGGATGTCGTTCCCCGGGCTGCTGGCGGCGGTCGGGGAGGTGCCCGGCATCCGCCGCGTGCGCTTCACCACCTCCCACCCGCGCGACTTCACCCGCGAGATCGTCGCAGCCATCGACGCCGTGCCCGCCCTCTGCGATCACGTGCACCTGCCGGTGCAGAGCGGCTCCTCGCGCGTGCTGGCTGCCATGGCCCGCGAGTACACCCGGGAGCAGTACCTGGAGCGCATCGCCTGGATCCGGGCAGCCCGCCGCGACATCTCGGTGACCACCGACCTCATCGCGGGCTTCCCCGGCGAGAGCGAGGCTGAGTTCGAGGAGACCCTTTCCCTGGTGGAAGAGGTGGGCTACGACGGCGCTTTCGCCTTCAAGTACTCGCCCCGTCCGAACACGCCCGCCCTGGACATGCCCGACAGCGTCCCGGAGAGCGAGAAAGCGCGCCGTCTGGCGGCCCTGCAGGAGCGGCAGCGGGAAGTCTCCACCCGCCGCAATGCGCGACACGTGGGCGAGATCCTTGAAGTGATGGTTGAAGGGAAGAACGAGGCCCGCGGGCAGTGGGTCGGCCGCACCTCGCAGAACAAGGTGCTGAACTTCACCGTCCCCGCCGGCATCCAACCCTGCCTAGGGGGTTACTTGCGGGTGGGCGTGACCCGCAGTTTTCCTAACAGCCTGGCGGGAGAAGTGGTAGGCTAG
- a CDS encoding HAD family hydrolase, with amino-acid sequence MSKKRSRPSSRKQRTVTGRAGRRRAASARPLITTAVFDLDDTLYDCYGQRVLAAHRHAAAAMVRAGLPATPARVLRLRLRAFRRDPRISRIDPEICRHFRIAHPEKILQAARQAFFTLPVGRLRLFPASLRVLRTLHRAGVRIFVVSFGDPFTQHAKVRALGLHREPAVERIFYADTAHLVTKEGVFRSLLRHVEPDPKRILVVGDRPSSEIRAGKLLGMHTARLLHGEFLGLKPAGPEEKADFTLRDIAGVLRLPLRFGKAD; translated from the coding sequence ATGAGCAAGAAGCGCTCGCGTCCTTCCAGTAGGAAGCAGCGAACGGTCACGGGACGAGCGGGCCGGCGGCGCGCTGCCTCGGCCCGGCCCCTCATCACCACCGCGGTCTTCGACCTCGACGATACCCTGTACGATTGCTACGGGCAGCGGGTGCTGGCGGCGCATCGTCACGCCGCCGCAGCCATGGTGCGCGCCGGCCTGCCCGCCACACCGGCGCGCGTATTGCGGCTGCGCTTACGCGCTTTTCGCCGCGACCCGCGCATCTCCCGCATCGACCCAGAGATCTGCCGTCACTTCCGCATCGCGCATCCCGAGAAGATCCTGCAGGCAGCGCGCCAGGCCTTCTTCACGCTGCCGGTAGGCAGACTCAGGCTGTTTCCCGCCAGCCTGCGGGTGCTGCGCACGCTGCATCGCGCCGGGGTTCGCATCTTCGTCGTCAGTTTCGGCGACCCCTTCACCCAGCACGCCAAGGTGCGTGCCCTGGGCCTGCACCGCGAGCCCGCGGTGGAGCGCATCTTCTACGCCGACACCGCCCACCTGGTCACCAAGGAGGGCGTCTTCCGCTCGCTGCTGCGCCACGTGGAGCCCGACCCCAAGCGGATCTTGGTGGTCGGCGACCGGCCTTCCAGCGAGATCCGCGCCGGCAAACTCCTGGGCATGCACACCGCCCGCCTGCTGCACGGCGAATTCCTCGGCCTCAAGCCCGCGGGCCCGGAAGAAAAAGCCGACTTCACCCTGCGCGACATCGCCGGCGTCCTGCGCCTGCCCCTCCGCTTTGGCAAGGCTGATTAA